In a single window of the Halobaculum lipolyticum genome:
- a CDS encoding MFS transporter, whose amino-acid sequence MAPRASRSRVNRNDRSIVGLTMLAHGMVHTYELSIPIFIPIWLAEFDVVSLGPVEVAVTSASLGLLVTVGYGLFGLGALPGGVLVDRVGSRRLITACLVGMAASFLLLGVAPGLVAVTLAMVVWGVSASVYHPAGLALLSKGVEERGTGFAYHGIAGNLGIGLGPLLTAIMLLFLGWQTVAMVLAAPALLAAAYAVRASFDETAAVEPATDGGEGGDSKADAGVDSFAEFVSESRVLFTGSFALVFLAVMLSGLYYRGILTFMPELLQSFPGFEPVTISSLLPGGLGDAVGGSGGQTLSPANYVYSGLLMIGVLGQYAGGKLTDRMPVERGLMLGYGLLGVLAVLFLPIANLGFVPFLAFGAVLGVALFVVQPFYQATVAEYTPAGTRGLSYGYTYLGVFGVGALGGAIAGAVLTYANEQVLFAVLAAFGFLAGGIGLVLSRR is encoded by the coding sequence CCATCCCGATCTTCATTCCGATCTGGTTGGCGGAGTTCGACGTGGTGTCGCTGGGACCGGTCGAGGTCGCGGTCACGTCGGCGTCGCTGGGCCTGCTCGTCACGGTCGGCTACGGCCTGTTCGGGCTGGGGGCGCTCCCCGGCGGGGTGTTGGTCGACCGCGTCGGCTCGCGTCGGCTGATCACCGCCTGTCTCGTCGGGATGGCGGCCTCCTTCCTCCTACTGGGCGTCGCTCCCGGACTCGTCGCCGTCACGCTCGCGATGGTCGTGTGGGGCGTCTCCGCCTCCGTCTACCACCCCGCGGGGCTGGCGTTGCTGTCGAAGGGCGTCGAGGAGCGCGGGACCGGGTTCGCCTACCACGGGATCGCCGGCAACCTCGGGATCGGACTGGGACCGCTGCTGACGGCGATCATGCTGCTGTTCCTCGGCTGGCAGACGGTCGCGATGGTGCTGGCGGCGCCCGCGCTGTTGGCGGCCGCCTACGCCGTCCGCGCGAGCTTCGACGAGACCGCGGCCGTCGAGCCGGCGACGGACGGCGGCGAGGGCGGCGACTCCAAGGCGGACGCCGGCGTCGACTCGTTCGCGGAGTTCGTCTCGGAGTCGCGCGTCCTGTTCACGGGGAGCTTCGCGCTCGTGTTCCTCGCCGTGATGCTGTCCGGCCTCTACTACCGCGGTATCCTCACGTTCATGCCGGAACTCCTGCAGAGCTTCCCGGGCTTCGAGCCGGTCACCATCTCGTCGCTCCTCCCGGGCGGCCTCGGTGACGCGGTCGGCGGTTCGGGCGGCCAGACGTTGTCGCCGGCGAACTACGTCTACTCGGGCCTGCTGATGATCGGCGTCCTCGGCCAGTACGCGGGAGGGAAGCTCACCGACCGGATGCCCGTCGAGCGCGGGCTGATGCTCGGCTACGGGCTGCTCGGCGTACTCGCGGTGTTGTTCCTGCCGATCGCGAACCTCGGGTTCGTCCCGTTCCTCGCGTTCGGCGCGGTGCTCGGCGTCGCGCTGTTCGTCGTCCAGCCGTTCTACCAGGCGACCGTCGCCGAGTACACGCCCGCCGGGACGCGCGGGCTGTCGTACGGCTACACCTACCTCGGCGTGTTCGGCGTCGGCGCGCTCGGTGGAGCCATCGCCGGCGCCGTCCTGACGTACGCGAACGAACAGGTGTTGTTCGCGGTGCTCGCGGCGTTCGGCTTCCTCGCGGGCGGGATCGGGCTGGTGCTGTCACGGCGGTAG
- the rqcH gene encoding ribosome rescue protein RqcH, with translation MDPKTEMTSVDLAALVGELSRYEGAKVDKVYLYGDDLVRFKLRDYDRGRVELLVETGEVKRCHVADPAHVPDAPGRPPEFAKTLRSRLAGGELADVDQYEFDRILSFDFERPDANTTVVAELFGEGNVAVLDETGEVQRSLETVRLKSRTVAPGSQYEYPQSRINPFDVRYEVVEARMEESDTDVVRTLATQLNMGGLYAEEFCTRAGVEKTLDIADAGEEQYRAVFDAIRRMGERLRSGDLDPRVYLEDGEVVDVTPLPLEERDGLESEAYDDFNAALDAYFHRLDLTEDEDVDDSPDFAAEIAKKQRIIDQQEGAIGDFDERAQAEREKAEAVYAHYDLVADVLSTIQGAREQGRGWEEIDETFLEGADRGIPEAEAVKGVDGAEGTVDVDLDGTVVTLEATTGPEKNADRLYREAKRIEEKKEGALAAIENTREELEAVKRRKEEWERDDGDADEEAEDAEADDEYDDVDWLSRPSIPVRNRDNWYDRFRWFETSDGFLVIGGRNADQNEELVKNYMEGRDLFCHAQAHGGPVTLIKATDPSEAARDVTIPEQSRREAAQFAVSYSSVWKDGRGAGDAYVVTPDQVSKTPESGEYIEKGGFVIRGERDYYRDVAAEVAVGVQVEPETRVIGGPPSAVEPRAETTIRLTPGQFAQNDAAMKCYRLLKDRFADQSFVRKVASADLIQEFLPPGESDVHEG, from the coding sequence ATGGACCCGAAAACCGAGATGACGAGCGTCGACCTCGCGGCCCTCGTCGGGGAACTCTCCCGCTACGAGGGCGCGAAGGTGGACAAGGTCTACCTCTACGGCGACGATCTCGTCCGCTTCAAGCTCCGCGACTACGACCGCGGACGGGTCGAACTCCTCGTCGAGACCGGCGAGGTGAAGCGCTGTCACGTCGCCGACCCCGCGCACGTCCCCGACGCGCCCGGCCGGCCCCCGGAGTTCGCGAAGACGCTCCGCTCGCGGCTCGCGGGCGGGGAACTCGCCGACGTCGACCAGTACGAGTTCGACCGCATCCTCTCGTTCGACTTCGAGCGTCCGGACGCGAACACGACGGTCGTCGCGGAGCTGTTCGGCGAGGGCAACGTCGCCGTCCTCGACGAGACGGGCGAAGTGCAGCGCAGCCTCGAGACCGTCCGGCTGAAGTCACGCACCGTCGCGCCGGGGAGCCAGTACGAGTACCCCCAGTCGCGGATAAACCCGTTCGACGTGCGCTACGAGGTCGTCGAGGCGCGCATGGAGGAGTCCGACACCGACGTGGTGCGGACGCTCGCGACGCAGTTGAACATGGGCGGGCTGTACGCCGAGGAGTTCTGCACCCGCGCGGGCGTCGAGAAGACCCTCGACATCGCCGACGCCGGCGAGGAGCAGTACCGCGCCGTCTTCGACGCGATCCGGCGGATGGGCGAGCGGCTGCGCTCGGGCGATCTCGACCCTCGCGTCTACCTGGAGGACGGCGAGGTCGTCGACGTGACGCCGCTCCCGCTGGAGGAGCGCGACGGACTGGAGTCGGAGGCGTACGACGACTTCAACGCCGCGCTGGACGCGTACTTCCACCGGCTCGACCTCACCGAGGACGAGGACGTCGACGACTCGCCCGACTTCGCGGCGGAGATCGCCAAGAAGCAGCGCATCATCGACCAACAGGAGGGCGCCATCGGCGACTTCGACGAGCGCGCGCAGGCCGAACGCGAGAAGGCGGAGGCGGTGTACGCCCACTACGACCTGGTCGCGGACGTGCTCTCGACGATCCAGGGCGCCCGCGAGCAGGGGCGCGGCTGGGAGGAGATCGACGAGACGTTCCTCGAGGGCGCCGACCGCGGCATCCCGGAGGCGGAGGCGGTGAAGGGCGTCGACGGCGCCGAGGGGACCGTCGACGTCGACCTCGACGGCACGGTCGTCACGCTGGAGGCGACGACCGGTCCCGAGAAGAACGCCGACCGACTGTACCGGGAGGCCAAGCGCATCGAGGAGAAGAAGGAGGGCGCGCTCGCCGCCATCGAGAACACTCGCGAGGAACTGGAGGCGGTGAAGCGCCGCAAGGAGGAGTGGGAGCGCGACGACGGCGACGCCGACGAGGAGGCGGAGGACGCGGAGGCGGACGACGAGTACGACGACGTCGACTGGCTCTCGCGCCCGTCGATCCCGGTCCGCAACCGCGACAACTGGTACGACCGCTTCCGGTGGTTCGAGACCAGCGACGGCTTCCTCGTCATCGGCGGGCGCAACGCCGACCAGAACGAGGAGCTGGTGAAGAACTACATGGAGGGTCGGGACCTGTTCTGTCACGCGCAGGCACACGGCGGGCCCGTCACGCTGATCAAGGCGACCGACCCCTCGGAGGCCGCCCGCGACGTGACCATCCCCGAGCAGTCGCGACGGGAGGCCGCGCAGTTCGCCGTCTCGTACTCGTCGGTGTGGAAGGACGGCCGCGGCGCCGGCGACGCGTACGTCGTCACGCCCGACCAGGTGTCGAAGACGCCCGAGTCCGGCGAGTACATCGAGAAGGGCGGCTTCGTGATCCGCGGCGAGCGCGACTACTACCGCGACGTGGCCGCCGAGGTCGCCGTCGGCGTGCAGGTCGAGCCGGAGACGAGGGTGATCGGCGGCCCCCCGAGCGCGGTCGAACCGCGCGCGGAGACGACGATCCGGCTCACGCCGGGGCAGTTCGCCCAGAACGACGCCGCGATGAAGTGTTACCGCCTGCTGAAGGACCGGTTCGCCGACCAGTCGTTCGTCCGCAAGGTCGCCTCGGCGGATCTCATCCAGGAGTTCCTCCCGCCGGGCGAGAGCGACGTCCACGAGGGATAG
- a CDS encoding DUF4013 domain-containing protein — translation MIEQALRFPFGTADDRGATAEALLVGGGLHVLAAFVPVVPLIPVMGYLVRVLGAAGEADDPADLPTFRSPASLVRDGLVGGVLALGFCLVPVVLLVVTVGGALSGGAAGGPIDPTTPLGYGVTLIGGTITLLLAVAVVYPLPAVIAGYARADPEAGTLTRVRTAFSRRRLRASVTSGRYFYAWTVGVVLLLFGAALASAGTRFTRLVGFFGLFYLEVAAAAAWSRGVGGND, via the coding sequence GTGATCGAGCAGGCGCTCCGGTTCCCGTTCGGCACCGCCGACGACCGCGGCGCGACGGCGGAGGCGCTCCTCGTCGGCGGGGGACTCCACGTGCTCGCGGCGTTCGTGCCGGTGGTGCCGCTGATCCCGGTGATGGGGTACCTCGTGCGCGTGCTCGGCGCCGCCGGCGAGGCGGACGACCCCGCCGACCTGCCGACGTTCCGGTCGCCGGCGAGCCTCGTTCGCGACGGTCTCGTCGGCGGGGTGCTCGCGCTCGGCTTCTGCCTCGTTCCGGTCGTCCTGCTGGTGGTCACGGTGGGGGGCGCGCTCTCGGGCGGCGCCGCGGGCGGGCCGATCGATCCGACGACGCCGCTCGGCTACGGCGTGACGCTGATCGGCGGCACGATCACGCTGCTGCTGGCGGTCGCGGTCGTCTACCCGCTTCCGGCGGTGATCGCGGGGTACGCCCGAGCCGACCCCGAGGCGGGAACCCTCACACGCGTGCGGACGGCGTTCTCGCGTCGCCGGCTGCGGGCGAGCGTCACGAGCGGGCGCTACTTCTACGCGTGGACAGTCGGGGTCGTGCTCCTGCTGTTCGGGGCGGCGCTGGCGAGCGCCGGCACCCGGTTCACGCGCCTGGTCGGGTTCTTCGGGCTGTTCTACCTCGAAGTGGCCGCCGCCGCGGCGTGGTCCCGCGGGGTCGGTGGAAACGATTAA
- a CDS encoding DUF4013 domain-containing protein: MLEDAIRYPLNNDDRLATLIIGGLLVIPGVFLILPIFILQGYLVRVLGSAAAGEESAPSFTDWGGLFVDGLKLLVVQIVYGLVLLVPFGALFFVVVGGSALVTGDAGVAALGVVGFLVLGLFVLASLVVSYVVPAALTNMAVEGTLGAAFDVGAIRTAALSADYLVGVLLGVVLAAVIGSIASPLTALLVGIPLLFYAQVVSYYCFGRGFAEATGAGGVGGSRTADPTATDTL, from the coding sequence ATGTTAGAGGACGCGATCCGGTACCCGCTGAACAACGACGACCGACTCGCGACGCTGATCATCGGCGGGCTGTTGGTGATCCCCGGTGTGTTCCTGATCCTCCCGATATTCATCCTCCAGGGGTATCTCGTCAGGGTGCTCGGGTCGGCCGCCGCCGGCGAGGAGTCGGCGCCGTCGTTCACCGACTGGGGCGGTCTGTTCGTCGACGGGCTGAAACTGCTCGTCGTTCAGATCGTGTACGGACTGGTGTTGCTCGTGCCGTTCGGCGCCCTGTTCTTCGTCGTCGTCGGGGGGAGCGCGCTCGTCACCGGGGACGCCGGCGTCGCCGCCCTCGGGGTCGTCGGCTTCCTCGTGCTCGGGCTGTTCGTGCTCGCGTCGCTGGTGGTGAGCTACGTCGTTCCCGCCGCGTTGACGAACATGGCCGTCGAGGGAACCCTCGGCGCCGCCTTCGACGTCGGCGCGATCCGGACGGCCGCCCTCTCGGCCGACTACCTCGTCGGCGTCCTCCTCGGCGTCGTCCTCGCGGCGGTCATCGGGTCGATCGCCAGTCCGTTGACGGCCCTCCTCGTCGGGATCCCGCTGCTGTTCTACGCACAGGTCGTCTCCTACTACTGCTTCGGCCGCGGGTTCGCGGAGGCGACGGGCGCCGGCGGCGTCGGCGGCTCCCGGACCGCCGACCCGACGGCGACCGACACGCTGTAA